The following coding sequences lie in one Heptranchias perlo isolate sHepPer1 unplaced genomic scaffold, sHepPer1.hap1 HAP1_SCAFFOLD_55, whole genome shotgun sequence genomic window:
- the LOC137315459 gene encoding NACHT, LRR and PYD domains-containing protein 3-like, which produces MAVEERAQAAEERAQAEEVRAQAAEERAQAAEERAQASEERAQAAEHRLQAAEQPAHAAEERAEAAEERAEAAEERAQAAERRLQAVAERAQAAEERAQAAERRPQAAEERTHAAADRRLQAAEKRAEAAKERSQAAVRRLQVAEERAQAADRRLQAAMPISPLMKRRLQSRVAEKVADVQQKHKETLRVQTETLRVNTIIINEKVKIFQLVNLYTELTVISTVRDRTLAEHELLAKGRDHEEWREKHRRRELEKIRTDQLFQSSFSQRKSKSGSSAAVSGVAGIGKTTMVQKIVYDWATGKIYPHFQFVFSFKFRDLNAINCKINLRNLILDLYPYFGDILRDLWKHPEGLLFIFDGLDEFKDSIDFADNRRNTEPQYMCTDPEDWCEVSDIVYSLIQHKLLPGCSVLVTSRPTALHLLEKAEINIWAEIMGFVGEERKEYFNKFFEDQAVAAAVFKHVEENEILYTMCYNPFHCCILGLLLGPFFTQRDRKQQRVPKTITQLYSCYIYNILKNDGREIKSPRDVLLKIGEMAFTGVSEKKIVFRNGDLIKYNLQPSQFLSGFMMELLERDDSAQSVVYTFPHLTIQEFIAALAQFLTPDPGDIRKLLREAHSKEDGRFEIFLRFVVGLSSSQSAQPLVEFLGPFLHQTICRVIEWVKKEVEGQIGKTYSKTAKRDLLNTFHYLFESQDETLALVSVGSVERLTFSGLRLTPIDCAVLSHVIGLCDTIKELNLEDCSIHCEGLQRLGPALYKCQVLRLGRNKLGDSGVKPLSAALRNPDCKIQELRLWDNDLTNSCTKDLSSALSANRSLTGLNLGNNKLGDSGVKLLSPALRNPNCKIQELELWDNNLTASCTEDLVSALSTNLSLTVLHLGNNKLGDSGVKLLSAALRNPDCKIQELRLYNVGLTDSCTDDLVSALSANRSLTDLNLGSNSFTDRSAPALRSLIQTCRSLEWIGLWRNRFSQNGKNQMKSLQGTRQRLIVGV; this is translated from the exons ATGGCGGTGGAAGAGCGGGCCCAGGCCGCGGAAGAACGGGCCCAGGCCGAGGAAGTACGGGCCCAGGCGGCGGAAGAGCGGGCCCAGGCAGCGGAAGAGCGAGCCCAGGCCTCGGAAGAGCGGGCCCAGGCCGCGGAGCATCGACTCCAGGCCGCGGAACAGCCGGCCCATGCCGCGGAAGAGCGAGCAGAGGCCGCAGAAGAGCGAGCAGAGGCCGCGGAAGAGCGGGCCCAGGCCGCGGAGCGGCGACTGCAGGccgtggcggagcgggcccaggccgCGGAAGAGCGGGCCCAGGCAGCGGAGCGCCGACCCCAGGCCGCGGAAGAGAGAACCCATGCCGCGGCGGATCGGCGACTCCAGGCCGCGGAAAAGCGAGCAGAGGCCGCGAAAGAGCGGTCCCAGGCCGCGGTGCGCCGACTCCAGGTTGCGGAAGAGCGTGCCCAGGCCGCTGACCGGCGACTACAGGCTGCAATGCCGATTTCCCCTTTGATGAAGCGGAGGCTGCAGTCCAGGGTGGCGGAGAAAGTGGCAG atgttcaacagaaacacaaggaaacactccgggtccaaactgaaacattgagagtgaacacgatcatAATAAacgagaaggttaagattttccagttGGTCAATTTATACACTGAGCTAACAGTCATTTcaactgttcgagatcggacacttgcagaacatgaactgctggcaaaaggccgagaccatgaagagtggagagagaaacatcgccggagagaattggaaaaaatccgaactgaccaattgttccagagcagtttttcccagagaaaatccaaatctgggagttcagcagcagtgagcggagtcgcggggattggaaaaacaacaatggttcaaaagattgtttatgactgggccactgggaaaatatacccacactttcaatttgttttcagttttaaattccgcgATTTGAACGCAATTAACTGTAaaataaacctgaggaatctgatattggatctgtatccttactttggggATATTCTGAGAGATCTCTGGAAGCacccagagggattactgtttatatttgatggtttagatgaattcaaggacagtatcgattttgctgacaatcggagaaatacagaacctcagtacatgtgcacagatcctgaagactggtgtgaagtgtctgacattgtgtacagtttaatacagcacaagctgctcccaggatgttcagtgctcgtgaccagccgccccactgcattacatttattggaaaaggctgagatcaatatctGGGCTGAAATCAtgggatttgttggtgaggaacggaaggaatatttcaacaagttttttgaagatcaggcggtggcagcagctgttttcaaacatgtggaggagaacgagatcctgtacactaTGTGTTACAACCCTTTCCACTGCTGTATCCTCGGTCTGttactgggtcccttcttcacacaaagagacaggaaacagcagcgagttcccaagaccatcacccaactatattcctgctatatttacaacattctgaaaaacgaTGGCCGAGAGATtaaatccccccgtgatgtgttactgaagatcggtgagatggccttcactggagtctccgagaagaagattgtgtttagaaatggagatttgatcaagtacaatctgcaaccttcccagttcctgtctgggttcatgatggaacttttggagagagatgattctgcccagagtgtggtttacacattcccgcacctcaccatccaagagtttatagccgcactcgcacaattcctgactccagatccaggggacatccggaaactcctccgtgaagcccacagcaaggaagatgggcgatttgagatatttctccgttttgttgttggtctctcctcctcacagtcagctcagCCCCTGgtggagtttctgggtccatttcttcatcaaacaatctgcCGAGTGATTGAATGGGTGAAGAAGGAGGTTGAAGGACAGATTGGAAAGACATATAGTAAAACTGCGAAAcgggacctcctgaacacattccactacctgtttgagtctcaggatgaaacactggctctggtctcagtgggatctgtggaaagacttacatttagtggattgcgactgaccccgattgactgtgcagtgctgtctcatgtcattggactctgtgatacaataaaagAACTCAATCTGGAGGACTGCTCCATTCATTGTGAgggactccagcggctgggacccgcactgtacaaatgccaggtgttgag ACTGGGgagaaataaactgggagattcaggagtgaaaccgttgtctgcggctctgaggaacccggactgtaaaatacaggaactgcg gttatgggatAACGATCTCACAAATTCATGTAccaaggatctctcctccgctctcagtgcaaaccggtcactgacgggtctgaacctgggtaataataaactgggagattcaggagtgaaactgctGTCACCGGCTCTGAGGAATCcgaactgtaaaatacaggaactgga gttgtgGGATAACAATCTCACAGCTTCTTGTAcggaggatctcgtctccgctctgaGTACAAACCTGTCACTGACGGTTCTGCACctgggtaataataaactgggagattcaggagtgaaactactgtctgcggctctgaggaacccggactgtaaaatacaggaactgcg tctgtataatgtcggtctcacagattcttgcaccGATGATCTagtctccgctctcagtgcaaatcggtcactgacggatctgaacctgggatcaaactccttcacagaccgatctgcgcccgctctccgctccctcatacagacctgcaggagtctggagtggatcgg GCTTTGGAGGAATCGGTTCAGTCAGAATGGAAAGAATCAAATGAAGTCACTGCAGGGCACAAGACAAAGACTGATCGTGGGAGTGTGA